A stretch of Prunus dulcis chromosome 6, ALMONDv2, whole genome shotgun sequence DNA encodes these proteins:
- the LOC117629906 gene encoding receptor-like protein kinase FERONIA, whose translation MNTTNFEAVFIFVFLCVSTTIHVVLAANYIPSDKIFLNCGGPPETTDSNGLKWTSDKGSKFASGANSTTSPAATQDPAVPEVPFMTARVFRSEYTYKFPVASGRKFIRLYFYPASYAGLNASNAIFTVTAQSYTLLKNFSVAQTTEALDYVFITKEFSVNVEGETLNISFAPSSSVADAYAFVNGIEIVSMPDIYSAADGTMIVGQSSPFFIDNSTALENVYRINVGGKDISPPGDTGLFRSWYDDTQYLLGAAFGVPETADPNMTVKYPKNMPTYIAPEDVYTTARSMGPNAKINLNYNLTWIFSIDSGFSYLVRLHFCEVAQILTKVNQRVFDIFLNNQTAESAADVVAWAGGNGIPVYRDYVVLVPKGSPQVDLWLELHPDTSAKPNYYDAILNGVEIFKINDTTGNLGGPNLIPLPKQDTIDPTKVRSSSGHGKAKSDHKAVIAGGVSGGIVLALVLGFFAICVARHRRHGKDSSTSEGPSGWLPLSLYGNSQSAVSAKTNTTGSYTSSLPSNLCRHFSFAEIKSATKNFDEVLLLGVGGFGKVYKGEIDGGATQVAIKRGNPLSEQGVHEFQTEIEMLSKLRHRHLVSLIGYCEENCEMILVYDYMAYGTLREHLYKTQKPPLPWKQRLEICIGAARGLHYLHTGAKHTIIHRDVKTTNILLDEKWVAKVSDFGLSKTGPTLDNTHVSTVVKGSFGYLDPEYFRRQQLTEKSDVYSFGVVLFEILCARPALNPSLPKEQVSLAEWAAHCHKKGSLDHILDPYLKGKITPECFKKFAETAMKCVSDQSIDRPSMGDVLWNLEFALQLQESAEESGKGIGAMELEEEPFMACKGKKYPDAVPAFDGNVTDSRSSGMSMSIGGRSLASDDSDGLTPSAVFSQIMNPKGR comes from the coding sequence ATGAACACCACTAACTTTGAAGCGGtgttcatttttgtttttctttgtgtgtCCACCACAATCCATGTTGTTTTGGCTGCTAATTATATCCCATCTGATAAAATCTTCCTAAATTGTGGTGGGCCTCCTGAAACCACCGATTCCAATGGCCTGAAATGGACATCGGATAAAGGCTCTAAGTTTGCATCTGGTGCCAACTCCACCACATCCCCAGCTGCCACTCAAGATCCTGCAGTCCCTGAAGTTCCTTTCATGACTGCTAGGGTCTTCCGTTCTGAGTATACCTATAAATTTCCAGTTGCCTCGGGTCGAAAATTTATCCGTCTTTACTTCTACCCTGCTTCCTATGCGGGGCTCAATGCTTCTAATGCTATTTTTACTGTCACTGCTCAGTCCTATACTCTCCTTAAGAACTTCAGTGTTGCTCAAACAACAGAGGCTTTGGATTATGTTTTTATTACCAAGGAGTTTTCGGTCAATGTCGAAGGTGAGACATTGAACATTTCATTTGCACCCTCTTCCAGCGTTGCGGACGCATATGCGTTTGTGAATGGGATTGAGATTGTGTCAATGCCTGATATTTACAGCGCTGCTGATGGTACCATGATTGTGGGTCAATCGAGTCCTTTCTTCATTGATAACAGCACTGCCCTTGAGAATGTTTATCGGATAAACGTGGGTGGTAAGGATATCTCACCGCCAGGTGATACGGGTCTCTTTAGGTCCTGGTATGATGACACCCAATATCTCTTAGGGGCAGCATTTGGGGTTCCTGAAACTGCTGATCCAAACATGACAGTTAAGTACCCTAAGAACATGCCTACTTATATTGCACCAGAGGATGTCTATACCACTGCCAGATCAATGGGGCCAAATGCTAAGATCAACCTCAATTACAATTTGACTTGGATATTCTCAATCGATTCTGGATTCTCTTACCTGGTTCGGCTACATTTCTGTGAGGTTGCCCAAATTTTAACCAAGGTTAATCAAAGAGTGTTCGATATCTTTCTCAACAATCAAACTGCTGAGTCTGCGGCTGATGTTGTTGCCTGGGCTGGAGGCAATGGAATTCCAGTGTACAGGGATTATGTGGTGTTGGTTCCAAAGGGAAGCCCACAGGTGGATCTATGGCTTGAACTGCATCCAGACACTTCTGCTAAGCCAAATTACTATGATGCAATCCTAAACGGAGTTGAGATATTCAAGATTAATGATACAACTGGTAACCTCGGAGGGCCTAATCTTATTCCTCTTCCGAAGCAGGATACCATTGACCCAACTAAGGTTAGATCATCATCAGGTCATGGCAAGGCTAAGAGTGATCACAAAGCAGTTATTGCTGGGGGAGTTAGTGGTGGAATTGTTTTGGCCCTTGTCCTTGGTTTCTTTGCTATTTGTGTGGCACGCCACCGTAGACATGGGAAGGACTCAAGTACAAGCGAAGGGCCATCTGGGTGGCTCCCTCTGTCTTTATATGGAAATTCACAGTCTGCAGTTTCTGCAAAGACAAACACAACAGGAAGTTACACGTCCTCCCTTCCTTCAAACCTTTGTCGCCATTTCTCGTTTGCTGAGATCAAATCTGCCACCAAAAACTTTGATGAGGTGCTACTGCTTGGGGTGGGAGGTTTTGGCAAGGTTTACAAGGGTGAAATCGATGGTGGAGCAACCCAAGTAGCAATCAAGCGTGGAAACCCACTCTCTGAGCAAGGTGTGCATGAATTCCAAACTGAGATTGAAATGCTCTCAAAGCTTCGCCATCGTCATCTTGTTTCTCTGATTGGCTACTGTGAAGAAAACTGTGAAATGATCCTTGTTTATGACTACATGGCTTATGGAACCCTGCGTGAGCATCTGTACAAGACCCAAAAGCCCCCTCTACCCTGGAAGCAAAGGCTTGAGATTTGTATTGGAGCTGCTCGTGGTTTACACTATCTTCACACTGGTGCCAAGCACACCATCATCCACCGCGATGTAAAAACAACTAATATTCTTTTAGACGAGAAGTGGGTTGCGAAGGTTTCGGATTTTGGGCTGTCAAAAACAGGTCCTACATTGGACAACACACACGTCAGCACAGTTGTAAAAGGCAGCTTTGGGTATTTGGATCCAGAGTACTTTAGGCGGCAACAACTGACAGAAAAATCTGATGTCTACTCATTTGGGGTTGTTCTATTTGAGATCTTATGTGCTCGTCCAGCCTTGAACCCGTCACTTCCAAAGGAGCAAGTGAGCTTAGCAGAGTGGGCTGCACATTGCCACAAGAAGGGCAGTCTCGATCATATCCTTGACCCTTATCTCAAGGGGAAGATAACACCAGAATGCTTCAAGAAGTTTGCTGAGACAGCAATGAAATGTGTGTCAGATCAAAGCATTGACAGGCCATCAATGGGAGATGTGCTTTGGAACCTTGAGTTTGCTTTGCAGCTACAGGAGAGTGCTGAGGAGAGTGGCAAGGGTATTGGTGCAATGGAACTTGAGGAAGAGCCGTTCATGGCCTGCAAAGGGAAGAAGTACCCTGATGCAGTGCCTGCCTTTGATGGTAATGTGACAGACTCAAGGAGCAGCGGGATGAGCATGAGCATAGGTGGCCGGAGCCTAGCTAGCGATGACTCTGATGGATTGACACCAAGTGCTGTGTTCTCACAGATCATGAACCCTAAAGGACGTTAA